A single Nicotiana tabacum cultivar K326 chromosome 5, ASM71507v2, whole genome shotgun sequence DNA region contains:
- the LOC107817403 gene encoding ubiquinol oxidase 2, mitochondrial-like, with protein MMSRSVTRMARSMINHIGRRNFSTLRPVTGNEAGIGVVTGAAGFLHGNSMKGSEKAVAHWVRYFSVMSSGNASTMALRNKEQNDQDDQKINQSGGATGRNATATDSGNNNKRIVSYWGIQSPKVTKEDGTPWRWNCFMPWETYKADLSIDLKKHHAPVTLLDKVAYWTVKALRFPTDLFFQKRYGCRAMMLETVAAVPGMVGGMLLHCKSLRKFEQSGGWIKALLEEAENERMHLMTFMEIAKPKWYERALVFAVQGIFFNAYFVTYLLSPKLAHRIVGYLEEEAIHSYTEFLKELDKGNIENVSAPAIAIDYWRLPEDSTLKDVVMVVRADEAHHRDVNHFASDIHYQGQELKDCPAPLGYH; from the exons ATGATGAGCCGAAGTGTAACAAGGATGGCTCGTTCTATGATAAATCATATTGGTCGACGTAACTTTTCAACTCTACGTCCGGTGACCGGAAATGAAGCCGGAATCGGAGTTGTCACCGGAGCAGCCGGTTTCTTGCATGGGAATTCTATGAAGGGTTCCGAAAAGGCGGTGGCGCATTGGGTTCGGTACTTTTCAGTGATGAGTTCGGGTAACGCGAGCACTATGGCTCTGAGGAACAAAGAGCAAAATGATCAAGACGATCAGAAGATAAATCAGAGCGGTGGCGCTACAGGTAGGAACGCCACCGCTACTGATAGtgggaataataataaaagaattgtTAGCTATTGGGGTATTCAGTCTCCTAAGGTTACAAAAGAAGATGGTACACCATGGAGGTGGAACTGCTTTATG CCATGGGAGACGTACAAGGCAGATTTGTCGATAGATTTAAAGAAACACCATGCGCCAGTGACGTTGTTGGATAAAGTGGCTTATTGGACAGTCAAGGCCCTTAGATTCCCAACCGACTTATTTTTTCag AAGAGATACGGTTGTCGCGCAATGATGTTAGAAACTGTGGCAGCAGTACCCGGGATGGTAGGAGGAATGTTATTACACTGCAAATCGTTGCGTAAATTCGAACAGAGTGGTGGCTGGATCAAAGCATTAttagaagaagcagaaaatgagAGAATGCACCTTATGACATTTATGGAAATAGCAAAACCAAAATGGTACGAACGTGCACTTGTTTTTGCAGTACAAGGCATATTCTTTAATGCCTATTTTGTGACATATCTTTTGTCACCAAAATTGGCACATAGAATTGTTGGATATTTAGAAGAAGAAGCTATTCATTCGTATACTGAGTTTCTTAAGGAGTTGGATAAGGGAAATATTGAGAACGTCAGTGCACCCGCTATTGCGATTGATTATTGGCGTTTGCCAGAAGATTCGACTCTTAAAGATGTTGTCATGGTTGTTAGGGCAGACGAGGCTCATCATCGCGATGTCAATCACTTTGCATCG GATATTCATTACCAAGGACAAGAGCTGAAGGATTGTCCAGCCCCACTTGGGTATCATTGA